In Mongoliitalea daihaiensis, one DNA window encodes the following:
- a CDS encoding DinB family protein, which translates to MKALIELWKEGRTRLTNQLESIKPEDLTKKLGDSSNSAGFLIRHIAEVELLFAKNVFGNTNVKVDAQTLKAGKDTGEWTDLDELLALVTDAGEQLKKAIDSQEDWDAVIKTQEFGEKTKAAALGRITTHTAYHAGQLAIVIKYGI; encoded by the coding sequence ATGAAAGCATTGATCGAACTCTGGAAAGAAGGCCGCACCCGATTGACCAATCAACTCGAAAGCATAAAGCCGGAAGATCTTACCAAGAAACTTGGGGACAGTTCTAATTCTGCAGGATTCTTAATCCGGCATATTGCTGAGGTGGAACTCCTTTTCGCTAAAAATGTCTTCGGCAATACGAATGTAAAAGTGGATGCACAAACCCTGAAAGCTGGTAAAGATACAGGAGAATGGACTGATCTAGACGAACTTTTGGCCCTTGTCACTGATGCAGGCGAACAACTTAAAAAAGCCATCGACAGCCAAGAAGATTGGGATGCCGTTATCAAAACTCAGGAATTTGGAGAAAAAACCAAGGCGGCTGCTTTGGGCAGGATTACTACCCATACAGCTTATCATGCGGGGCAGTTGGCAATAGTGATTAAGTATGGAATTTGA
- a CDS encoding acetolactate decarboxylase, translating to MKKYFILSLLLVPFVAQAQQIELIGSTAQIMKENNLSANINLDTITNRKFLYAIGAMENLQGEIIVFNGKPLYAGLDENRQPYWEQTFDKKAIFLVRSNVAAWHKTVFKDVPISNRQELTKIIMQEASKAGLDTVGGFPFRIRAKADHIQAHIAYLRSETITNFTPQGKKKDDYPLTLEDQNVWIIGFAGKTAGGRFAMPAMGNNPASELHMHYIRNDKQEAGHIEDLIINGTWQLCLPIQ from the coding sequence ATGAAAAAATACTTCATACTTTCTCTTTTATTAGTTCCCTTTGTTGCACAGGCCCAACAAATTGAGCTCATTGGTTCTACCGCCCAGATCATGAAAGAGAATAATCTATCTGCCAATATCAACCTGGATACGATCACAAACAGGAAGTTTCTTTATGCCATCGGCGCCATGGAAAACCTGCAGGGTGAAATTATTGTATTCAACGGCAAACCTTTATATGCGGGTTTGGATGAAAACCGACAGCCTTACTGGGAACAGACTTTTGATAAAAAAGCCATTTTTCTAGTGAGAAGCAATGTAGCCGCCTGGCACAAAACTGTTTTTAAAGATGTGCCAATTTCCAACAGGCAAGAATTGACCAAAATCATCATGCAGGAAGCTTCAAAAGCCGGTTTGGATACGGTGGGAGGATTTCCTTTTAGAATCAGGGCAAAGGCAGATCATATTCAAGCTCATATTGCTTATTTGAGATCAGAGACAATTACTAATTTCACCCCACAAGGAAAAAAGAAGGACGATTACCCACTCACGTTGGAAGATCAAAATGTCTGGATCATTGGATTTGCAGGAAAAACCGCAGGTGGACGCTTTGCCATGCCTGCAATGGGAAATAATCCTGCAAGTGAACTACATATGCATTATATTAGAAATGATAAGCAAGAGGCAGGACATATTGAAGACCTGATCATCAATGGAACCTGGCAACTTTGTTTACCCATTCAATAA
- a CDS encoding CobW C-terminal domain-containing protein, which translates to MTLFLSYHQVYRVKGFVKVAGEDHPILVQSTGNTVSFSKFDTQKKSPNVLVFIGKGIERNGLERILAKTIANKAQATA; encoded by the coding sequence ATGACACTTTTCCTTTCCTATCACCAAGTGTATAGAGTCAAAGGATTTGTGAAGGTAGCTGGAGAAGATCATCCTATCCTTGTGCAATCTACTGGAAATACCGTGAGTTTCTCCAAATTTGACACTCAGAAAAAGAGCCCAAATGTACTGGTCTTTATTGGAAAAGGGATCGAAAGAAATGGCTTAGAAAGGATTCTTGCTAAAACTATTGCGAATAAAGCTCAAGCGACTGCTTAA
- a CDS encoding GTP-binding protein, with translation MEKKLPVTVLSGFLGAGKTTLLNHILHNKEGLKVAVIVNDMSEVNVDAQLVRSENTLSRTEEKLVEMSNGCICCTLREDLMLEVERLAKENRFDYLLIESTGISEPLPVAQTFSFVDEEKGIDLSKFSRLDTLVTVVDAFNFHKDFGSADTVYSKMLNDDPEDQRSIVNLLTDQIEFANVIIINKADLVSKETVEELAAIIHKLNPGAKIISTSNSKVDPKEILNTGYFDFEEASNSAGWQEELQKDHHTPETEEYGISSFVFRNKKPFHPQRFWKYISENWPAGVIRSKGLFYIASRKDQALSWSQAGGSLKAEPIGVWWASMPFKERTSYASYIENQEYIESKWDKIFGDRMNELVLIGQDLDQVQIIKELEGCLLNNLELAEYLKGKKFTDNWPI, from the coding sequence ATGGAAAAGAAATTACCTGTAACCGTACTCAGTGGCTTTTTGGGAGCCGGAAAAACAACCTTGCTAAACCATATTCTTCATAACAAGGAGGGCCTCAAAGTGGCCGTGATTGTCAATGACATGAGTGAAGTCAATGTGGATGCTCAATTGGTGAGAAGTGAAAATACCCTTTCCAGAACAGAGGAAAAGTTGGTAGAAATGAGCAATGGTTGCATTTGTTGTACGCTCCGCGAAGATTTGATGCTGGAAGTAGAGCGTTTGGCCAAGGAAAATCGCTTTGATTATTTGTTGATAGAAAGTACGGGTATATCAGAACCATTGCCTGTTGCTCAGACCTTCAGTTTCGTAGATGAAGAAAAGGGGATTGACCTCTCTAAATTTAGCCGTTTAGACACTTTAGTGACCGTGGTAGATGCCTTTAATTTTCATAAAGATTTTGGTTCGGCGGATACGGTATATTCCAAAATGCTTAACGATGATCCAGAAGATCAGCGATCCATCGTAAATCTATTAACAGATCAGATTGAGTTTGCCAATGTGATCATTATCAACAAAGCTGATTTGGTTTCCAAAGAAACCGTGGAGGAATTGGCTGCGATCATTCACAAGTTAAATCCAGGTGCAAAGATCATCAGCACTTCCAATAGTAAAGTAGATCCTAAAGAAATTCTCAATACTGGTTATTTTGATTTTGAGGAGGCTTCCAATTCTGCGGGTTGGCAAGAAGAACTCCAAAAAGACCATCATACGCCAGAAACGGAGGAGTATGGAATTTCTTCCTTTGTTTTCAGAAACAAGAAACCGTTTCATCCCCAGCGATTTTGGAAGTACATCTCAGAAAACTGGCCTGCCGGAGTCATCAGAAGTAAGGGACTTTTCTACATTGCTTCCAGAAAAGATCAGGCACTTTCCTGGTCCCAAGCAGGAGGTTCCTTGAAAGCAGAACCTATAGGGGTTTGGTGGGCTAGCATGCCTTTCAAAGAACGAACAAGCTATGCTTCCTACATTGAAAATCAGGAATACATTGAATCCAAATGGGATAAGATCTTCGGAGACCGAATGAACGAGCTTGTCTTGATCGGACAGGACTTGGATCAGGTGCAGATTATCAAGGAACTAGAAGGATGCCTGTTGAATAATTTGGAACTAGCAGAATACCTTAAGGGTAAAAAGTTTACGGATAATTGGCCGATTTAA